The following are encoded in a window of Leptolyngbya sp. 'hensonii' genomic DNA:
- a CDS encoding helix-turn-helix domain-containing protein → MLNQVQPYSLDLRQKIVDAYLEGNTSQRQIAIQFRVAYSFVRKLIKQHRETGEIVPKQRTVQT, encoded by the coding sequence ATGCTCAATCAAGTGCAACCATACTCACTAGATCTTAGACAGAAAATTGTTGATGCATATCTTGAAGGGAATACGTCGCAACGTCAAATCGCTATACAATTTCGAGTTGCTTATAGTTTCGTGCGAAAGTTAATCAAACAACATCGGGAAACAGGTGAGATTGTCCCCAAACAACGAACTGTGCAAACAC